Sequence from the Haloarcula sp. CBA1127 genome:
TGGAAGCGGCAACTGGTGTGGGCGGAGGTCTTATCACAGTGGTAATAGCCGAAAGTATTCCCAATAGGGGTGGTACCTGACACCGACCAATAGCAATGGTACCGAGTGGAAGAAAACAAGCTACTATTTATCGTTTCGATTGGTTTAGCGGGATCCTTAGTCAGGATCTAGTACCTAATTTTATTCGACTGATTACTGTTTACCGCTAGTAATACTTTGTATGGCATTATACAATTTTGGTTTAGTTAACTAAACCAAAGTTGATTTACCACCTTCCCCTCCATAGACATAATATAATGTCGATATTTGTACAATATTTCCCGGCAAGCAGCCGCGTGGAATTAGATCCATCTATCTGTGCTGATCCTGTCCACATACGGCTCAGAAGCAAGGTGACGGCCAGTGCCTAAACTCTGTTCGAGGCGGGAGCTGTTAGGCAGCACTTTAGCCGGTGCCGCTGGCCTGCTCGCAGGCTGTAGCAGCTCGGAGACCGACACCGACGACTCATTTACTGTTGCGTTGGCGCGAGATCCAACACGGGTGAAATGGGATGTCTACAACGGTATCACACCGTACTACACGCATGTGTTTGAGCCGCTCGTTGACACCACAGCGGAGATGGAAACCGCACCGCTGCTTGCCACAGACTGGGAGGCTGTTGACGAGACGACGTGGGAGTTTTCATTACGCGAAGGTATCACATTTCACAACGGAGACTTGCTGACAGCAGACGCAGTTGTCCACTCCTTCAACCAGATTTTTGAGCAGTGGGCGTGGGTCCCGGGCTGGATCGGTGTCAGGTCTGACGGCATCACGGCAGTAGATGACACCACTGTACGGTTCGAGACAACGGAGCCCTTCCCCGCGTTTCCTGGGACAATATCACACCAGTACTTTGGCATTCAGCACCCTGATGAAAGCGAGACGCCGACTGGGACAGGCCCGTATCAGGTTGATGAGGTCAAGCCGGGACAGTGGATAAGGCTTACGCCGTTTGCTGGCTATCGGGACGACACGGCTAACCCCACAGAGCTCACTTTCGAGTGGATCAAAGACCCCAATACGCGCGTGCTGTCCCTTGAAAAAGGTTCAGTTGATGTCGCACAGCAAATCCCGAAAAGTCGGGCTACGGCGCTTGCCGACGCGCCGGAGACAGCGGTCGACACGTATCTCACACCTGAAGCTGGTCTCGTTGCGGTGAATCTATATCGGTCCCCGACCGATGACGAGCAACTGCGAAAGGCACTCAACTGGGCTGTCGACCAGAGCCAGATCGTCGACAGCGTCCTCAACGGCATCGGTAAGCCAGCACGTGGGCCGATTTCGTCTACTATTCCATGGTCAGTTCACGATGACCTCCCGACCTACGGGCCAGACAGGGATCGGGCACGGGAACTCGTTGCGGCGTCCGGATACGACAACGAGACGCTCTCGATTCTGATCAACAGCGAAAATACCGACGATAGAACGATCGCACAGACGCTCTCCGGGTGGCTCGAAGAGATAGGCGTCACAAGCGAGATTCGGCAGGTCGACCCAGCATCTTTCAATGACACGTTCACCGCCGGGGAAGCGAACCTGACGCTCGTCGGTTTCGGATCGAACAGCGCTGCCTGTGACTATCTTATTCGAGCAATGTTCCACTCAGAGGGCAGTGACAACCGGAAACGCTACCAGCAAGATGGCACCGGCATCTACAACCCCGGACCGGAAATCGACCGTCTCATCGAGCAGGGATACCGGGCAGAAACGTTGGAAGCAAAACGAGACTACTACGGTGAAGTCCAGCGACACGTGGTCGATACCGGAGCGGTCATTCCACTGTACTACAACGAGTCCGTCTTCGGCCGGCAGGCGGATGTCGCCGGTATCGACGGCCATCCAGTAGACAACATGATCGAGTGGTCCGGGCTCACGCGAGAACAATGAACAGGAATAGCATGAGCGTGGGTTTCCTGCGTTCCAGCTCAGGTATGGATTGGAGTCGCCATCTGGGGCCAATATGCTCACCGCCACCAGCCAGTGGTTCAGACGGACCGAGCCAGATGGTATCGACGAGAAATCGAATGATATGGATACAGTGTGAGATATAGTATGTATAAATTCACGCGACGACAGGCATTGTTTGCAACCGCGGCCGGCATTTCCGGTCTCGGTGGGTATTGGCTACGAGGCAACGAGAGCAACGACGAGGACACGTTCAGAGTTGGCTCACCCTGGACACCGGATTCGATAGACCCGGTGACAAACGGCTGGCTCTGGCGACGCATCAATGTGCTTGAGCCACTGCTTACCGTCGATTACGACGCGACTGTGTCACCGGGCCTGGCCACTGACTGGCACATGGTCAACGACAGGACGTGGGAGTTCACACTCCGTGAGGGGGTCACGTTCCACGACGGTACAGACGTGACCGCAGAAACTGTTCTCCCATCACTCACGCGAGCATTCGACTCAAGTTCGATGGCTGCAGTCCCGGTCGACGCAGTTGAAGCCACTGCTGACCGGACGATTACGATTCAAACTGCAGTTCCGTTCTCGCCACTGCCAGCACACTGCACCCGTGGGATTACCTGCCCTGTTTCACCGGCCGCAATCGACGACGATGGATCGGTCAATGAGCCGATTGGTACTGGACCGTTTCAATTTGAAAACTGGGAGGCAGGCTCGACAATCACGGCGACCGCCAACCCGGACTACTACGGTTCGGGCGCGCACATTGACACACTCATCTATGAAGGGATCACTGACGACCAGACTCGGCGGCTGAAACTCGAAAACAGGGAACTGGACATGGCACGTATTCTGCCGAACAAGGCAGCGGATACGCTTGCATCCGATCCCGATCTCACTGCCCACACGTACAAGATCCCCCGAGCCCGATACCTCGTGTTCGACCTCGACTCGGCACCGTTTTCGGACAGAAAAGTTCGCAGAGCGGTGATGCATGCTATCGACCGGGACCACATCGTTGAGTCGCTGTTGAATGGGCTGGGGTCGAAAGCAGTTGGTCCGTTCCCCGCAGACGTAACGGAGTGGGCTGCGGAGCTCGAACCGTACGAACACTCGCTTGAAAAGGCACGGAGCCTTCTCGCTGAGGCAGGATGGGAAGCAGATGGGGACAGCCGTATCCGTGATGGCGAGGAACTGTCTGTCTCAATCTGGACGTACAACACCCGTCCATTATTGCCGATAATTGCCGAGGTGATACAGACACAGCTTCAGGCGGTTGGCTTCGATGTCGATATTTCGGTCATGGAGTCCTCGACAATCAAAGAGCAAGCGAAAAACGGGGAGTTCGACACCGTTCTATGGTCGAGTTCAGTGCTATGGTATCCCGACCCGGATCGACTGTCCGACTTCGTTCACTCGGAGACGGCGACGATGTTCAGTGGCTACGAGAACGAAACGGTCGATCAGCACCTCGAAGCAGCCAGACGGACAGCTGACCGTGACGAACGGTTCGAGCGATACGCAGCGGTCCAGCGGCGTATTCAACGCGACCTCCCGCTCGGCTGGCTCACCTACTACGCAAACGTCATCGGGACACGTGCCGACGTTGAGGGATATCAGCCCCATCCTATCGAATCCTGTTACCATCTGGAGGATGTCACATAGTAGCGATGAACGGGCAGGAACTATGCAAGCGACTGCTGACGATGGCAATCGTTCTGCTTGGTGTGTCGCTTCTCACGTACGGACTGATCTTCATCACGCCGGGAGATCCGGCACGAACGATTCTGACCCAGCAGATGGGTGGACAGATCCCATCTCAGGAAGCGGTGGAGCAGTTCCGAGCTGAAAATGGCCTTGACGATCCATTCCTGGTCCAGTACGCCCGCTGGATGGGGGACGTACTGCAGGGCGACCTCGGCCAATCGTACTATAGCGACCGGTCTGTCTCCGAGATGATTATCCAGCGGTTGCCGAATACAATCGCACTCGCTGTTGCATCGATGTTCGTCGCGCTTGTGATAGCTATCCCGGCCGGAATCGCCAGCGCGAGGAATCCGGGAAGTCAGGCAGACTACGCCGCACAGATCGGCTCGCTAATTGGGGTCTCGATGCCGAACTTCTGGCTTGGCTATCTGCTTATTATCGTCTGTTCGCTCCGACTCAACCTCTTTCCGGTTGCCGGCGCGGCTGGACTGGAACATCTGATTCTCCCCTCACTGACGCTCGGCTCTGGAATGGCTGCGGTTATCGCACGACTGGTCCGAACAGCGATGCTCGATGTTCTGGACGATGCGTACATTCAGGCCGCCAGATCGAAAGGGTTGCGAGAACGGATTATCGTCTACAAACACGCGCTCCGGAACGCGCTTGTGCCCGTCGTGACGATTATTGGGTTGCAGTTGAGTTACGTTCTTAACGGCGCAGTTGTTATCGAGGTAGTATTTCAACGTCCGGGCCTGGGGACGTTGCTTGTTGATGCAATCTTTGCTCGTGACTACCCGGTTGTGCAGGGCGTGACACTGCTAATTGGTGCCATCTTTGTCGTGATGAACTTTGCCGTTGACCTGACGTACAGCCGACTTGACCCACGAATCGATATCGGAGGTGACCTAACATGAGCGACCGCGCAGCCAACAGAAGAAACCGACAGGCAGACAAGCAACAGGGGTGGACTGACGAACTCACAGCTGACCGTCTCGGACAACTTGGGATCGGAGTTGTGCTCACATTACTCGTCCTTGCGGCACTCGGACCAGTTGTTTCGCCCTACGATCCAGCCGAACAGGATCTTTCGAACAGGCTTGAGTCACCGTCGCTGTCCCATCCGTTCGGGACCGATCAGCTCGGTAGAGACGTACTGACCAGACTTCTTCACGGTGCGCGGTTCTCGCTCGGTATCGCCGTCGCCGTAACCACTGT
This genomic interval carries:
- a CDS encoding ABC transporter substrate-binding protein — encoded protein: MYKFTRRQALFATAAGISGLGGYWLRGNESNDEDTFRVGSPWTPDSIDPVTNGWLWRRINVLEPLLTVDYDATVSPGLATDWHMVNDRTWEFTLREGVTFHDGTDVTAETVLPSLTRAFDSSSMAAVPVDAVEATADRTITIQTAVPFSPLPAHCTRGITCPVSPAAIDDDGSVNEPIGTGPFQFENWEAGSTITATANPDYYGSGAHIDTLIYEGITDDQTRRLKLENRELDMARILPNKAADTLASDPDLTAHTYKIPRARYLVFDLDSAPFSDRKVRRAVMHAIDRDHIVESLLNGLGSKAVGPFPADVTEWAAELEPYEHSLEKARSLLAEAGWEADGDSRIRDGEELSVSIWTYNTRPLLPIIAEVIQTQLQAVGFDVDISVMESSTIKEQAKNGEFDTVLWSSSVLWYPDPDRLSDFVHSETATMFSGYENETVDQHLEAARRTADRDERFERYAAVQRRIQRDLPLGWLTYYANVIGTRADVEGYQPHPIESCYHLEDVT
- the nikB gene encoding nickel ABC transporter permease; translation: MNGQELCKRLLTMAIVLLGVSLLTYGLIFITPGDPARTILTQQMGGQIPSQEAVEQFRAENGLDDPFLVQYARWMGDVLQGDLGQSYYSDRSVSEMIIQRLPNTIALAVASMFVALVIAIPAGIASARNPGSQADYAAQIGSLIGVSMPNFWLGYLLIIVCSLRLNLFPVAGAAGLEHLILPSLTLGSGMAAVIARLVRTAMLDVLDDAYIQAARSKGLRERIIVYKHALRNALVPVVTIIGLQLSYVLNGAVVIEVVFQRPGLGTLLVDAIFARDYPVVQGVTLLIGAIFVVMNFAVDLTYSRLDPRIDIGGDLT
- a CDS encoding ABC transporter substrate-binding protein, translating into METAPLLATDWEAVDETTWEFSLREGITFHNGDLLTADAVVHSFNQIFEQWAWVPGWIGVRSDGITAVDDTTVRFETTEPFPAFPGTISHQYFGIQHPDESETPTGTGPYQVDEVKPGQWIRLTPFAGYRDDTANPTELTFEWIKDPNTRVLSLEKGSVDVAQQIPKSRATALADAPETAVDTYLTPEAGLVAVNLYRSPTDDEQLRKALNWAVDQSQIVDSVLNGIGKPARGPISSTIPWSVHDDLPTYGPDRDRARELVAASGYDNETLSILINSENTDDRTIAQTLSGWLEEIGVTSEIRQVDPASFNDTFTAGEANLTLVGFGSNSAACDYLIRAMFHSEGSDNRKRYQQDGTGIYNPGPEIDRLIEQGYRAETLEAKRDYYGEVQRHVVDTGAVIPLYYNESVFGRQADVAGIDGHPVDNMIEWSGLTREQ